From the genome of Bubalus bubalis isolate 160015118507 breed Murrah chromosome 2, NDDB_SH_1, whole genome shotgun sequence, one region includes:
- the LOC123465146 gene encoding uncharacterized protein LOC123465146, translating into MTGASRGFSRAAAPVWGFSRGTMGSSGSLSCGAGEVRSSCAWRGGARHFSPVMVGESGLKTREEGLSRFFSGYGRKPWVPSTYARDLRELFRVPLRSQGYCAVGRGRSELHWVWCSRRGPYLELRQEPHGSSPFLNRISVSMQSWDRRVRPRLVWRNLTPLASRVVHGVTGHLSICMWNLRAFPTMQEGVRPLRFVPSSTGLPSKRCPSIGFLSRADREIGVFRRVAPTTRLRLEFPRETGLILRCAGKVRNPFQTKQGNRPSRRDQEGIRGSEQAVHRTLVFPSSETRVSGNFCANIKVANYRFKLQDGT; encoded by the coding sequence ATGACaggggcgtctcgtgggttttctcgagctgcggcgccagtgtggggtttctcacgaggtacgatggggagctcagggagcctctcatgtggTGCCGGGGAAGTCAGATCTtcatgcgcgtggcgagggggagcgcgtcatttTTCTccagtcatggtaggggaatcgggcctcaagacgcgtgaagaaggactctcgaggtttTTCTCAGGTtacggcaggaaaccctgggttccgtCGACTTATGCccgtgacctcagggagcttttcagggtgcctctgagaagtcagggatactgtgcaGTTGGGAGGGGCCGCTCCgaactccactgggtttggtgcagtAGAAGAGGGCcttatctcgagttgaggcaggaacctcatggttcctctccatttctgaatcGGATCTCAGTGTCcatgcagagttgggacaggagagtcaggcctcgtcttgtgtggaggaatttAACTCctcttgcctctcgagttgttcacggggtgacaggccacttgtcgatcTGTATGTGGAACTTGCGGGCTTTTCCAACGATGCAGGAGGGTGTCAGACCCCTTCGTTTTGTGCCTTCGTCCACAGgattgccttcgaagaggtgtcctaGCAttgggttcttatcaagagcagacagggaaatcggggtctttcggcGTGTGGCACCAACCAcaaggctacgtctcgaatttcctcgtgagaccggcctcatcctgaggtgcgccgggaaggtccggaaccccttccagacaaagcagggtaaTCGACCCTCccgtcgcgatcaggaggggataAGGGGCTCAGAACAAGCGGTGCACCGAACCTtggtgttcccctcgagtgagaccagGGTGTCGGGGAACTTTTGTGCTAACATCAAGGTTGCCAATTATCGTTTTAAACTTCAAGATGGAACGTAG